A region of the Sodalis ligni genome:
ATATCCAGGCGGGTGAGTTCCGGTTCGCTGGCAATCATTTTATTGGCGACAAACCGAAGTAAGGATGACATTTCAGTGGCGTTCATGCTTATTTCCTCCAGGCAAAACTATGGCAAGGTGCGTCATAGAGTGATTTCAGTTCGTCATCCAGCTTGAAAAACGTAATGGAGTAGCCGGACATTTCTTGCGAGGTACAATAGCTGCCTATCAAAGTATCGTGGATACGGATACCGCGCTCCGCCAGCAGTTGATGGACCTTGCGGTTGGCGATAAGCAGTTCGCTGTAGGTTGACGCCCCCAGATTGTTTACCAACAGGCAGATTTCATCACCGGTGGCCAGGGCCAGATCCCCGTAAAGACTGTCCACCAGTTCGGTCACCAGTTGGTCGGCGGGAACCATTTTCTGGCGGCGTACGCCGGGCTCGCCGTGAATGCCCATGCCCAGCTCAAACTCATCTTCCGGGATGTCGAAGTTAAACTCCCCGGTTTGCGGCAGCGAACAGGGGGATAACGCCACGCCGATGGTGCGGGTATTATCATTGGCCTTTGCCGCCAGCCGGCAGACTTCATCCAGCTCGCGGCTATGGCGACCGGCGGCGCCGGCGATTTTCAGCACCATCATGTCCCCGGCCACGCCGCGCCTGTCCTGCATGCGATGGGCGGGAGCCGAGGCCATATCGTCATTGACCCGCACCGTGCGTGTTGGAATGCCTTCTTCTTCCAGCAATTCGGCGGCAATATCGAAGTTCATGTTATCGCCCGCGTAGTTGCCGTAGATAAAAAGCGCCCCTTTGCCGCGATTGGCGCTCTTTACCGTGTCCATGATGACGTTAGGGGCCGGGGAGGTGAATATGTCTCCCAGGGCGGCGGCGTCCGCCAGCCCGTCGCCCACATAGCCGGCGAACATCGGTTCATGCCCGCTGCCGCCGCCGGTCAACACCAGCACCTGTTCATCGCGTAATCCCGCGCGCACCACGGCGCTGATCCCATCAATTTTTTGCAGACTGCCGCCGCAGGCGGCGATCAGCCCTTCCAACTGCTCCCGGCAAACATCAATGGGGTTATTCAGTAATTTTTTGGGTTTTCTCATAACCAACTCCACAGAGGTCCAAAGATATTCGCGTCAGGTTTATCGTTAATGACATTAACGAGGTTTTAATAATGAAAACCCGACGATCTTAAATATGCGGCCAATTAACCTGTCCCTGTATTCAATGACTTAATTACCGGTAGCGGTGTGTTTATGAAATTTTTTGTCGTAATACTGGATGCGTTCCACCTTCGGCGCCGAGCCGCCGGCTTCGAATTCCGAGGCCAGCCAGGACGTTAAGATGCTTTTTGCCAGTTCGGGGCCGATCACCCGGGCCCCCAGGGTGATGATTTGCGCATTG
Encoded here:
- a CDS encoding dihydroxyacetone kinase subunit DhaK codes for the protein MRKPKKLLNNPIDVCREQLEGLIAACGGSLQKIDGISAVVRAGLRDEQVLVLTGGGSGHEPMFAGYVGDGLADAAALGDIFTSPAPNVIMDTVKSANRGKGALFIYGNYAGDNMNFDIAAELLEEEGIPTRTVRVNDDMASAPAHRMQDRRGVAGDMMVLKIAGAAGRHSRELDEVCRLAAKANDNTRTIGVALSPCSLPQTGEFNFDIPEDEFELGMGIHGEPGVRRQKMVPADQLVTELVDSLYGDLALATGDEICLLVNNLGASTYSELLIANRKVHQLLAERGIRIHDTLIGSYCTSQEMSGYSITFFKLDDELKSLYDAPCHSFAWRK